In the Pleuronectes platessa chromosome 23, fPlePla1.1, whole genome shotgun sequence genome, GACGAGGTAAGAGGCGTCGGGGAGCCGGGGCTGATGGGAGAGTTTGACCGGCTGATGGGATGATTGATGGATCAGTAAGTGTCTGCCTCCTGTAGGGCACGGCCAGCAGTGAGGTGAACGCCACGGAGGAGATGTCCACCCTCGTCAACTACATCGAACCCGTCAAGTTCAAGAGCTTCGAGGTGGCAACCAGTAAGTGTGGGAGGGATAAAGAGAGACCGACGGGAAGATGAATCACGACTTGTTCATAGTCAATGATCAGTCACACGGCTTCATTCCTATAATCCcattctgtcttcctgtcttcgtTCTCACCAGAGAGGAAGAAGTACTTCGAGATGTCGTCTTTGGTGGAAACCAAAGGCATGGACACGCTGAAGAGCTCCCCTTTCGAGTTTGTCGAGTATCCTTTGAGTCTCTGTTATTCCTTaaatgtctctttttcttttcttatccaTATTCAAGAGCGTGTTCTTTCAGTTTGAAGGCAGGACTTCTGGATTTCACGCTCAGATGTTTCAATGCTTTCACTCAAACCCCTGCGCTCGCACTCAAGTAGTCCCTGCGTGTGCCTAGTTTAGGGTGTGTTCGCTTAACCCATTTATAGTCCCGTCAAGGTGGTAACTTTAACCGAGTTCATGCACTCCTGCCCTCCACAGCTTCTTTATTACATCGACTTCCCTTTTGTGTGCTTGAGGAAAAACACTACGAGACCTTCATGTAGCAGTCGCCCTTTTTTTCTGCTGTAATTTACAACACGTGAGAAATGGCACCCGCTCACGTACGCCACCCTCCTGCTTCGTGCAGCGTTGTTCCTCAACGGCACTCCTCCAGGTACAATAAGAACCAGCTGAGCCGGATCTACCCGAAAGGCACGAGGGTGGACAGCTCCAACTACATGCCGCAGCTCTTCTGGAACGTCGGTTGCCAGATGGTGGCGCTAAACTTCCAAACTCTTGGTTAGTTTTTTACTCTCAGACAACTAAGGAGGTTTAAACTATTTATACAAGTATCGCATGCcagatgtttttaatttccccctttttttaaaGTAGAATTTGAAACAACCATGAACAAACAAGTAAAAGGTGTCCCCGTCCTTTTTTtactccctccttccctctcagaCCTGCCCATGCAGCTAAACATGGGGGTGTTTGAGTATAACGGCAACAGCGGCTACCTGCTGAAGCCCGAGTTCATGAGGAGGACGGACAAACACTTTGACCCTTTCACGGAGGACATAGTGGACGGGATCGTCGCCAACACAGTCAAAATTAAAGTaagtgtgtttgatttgtgtcACCCTGTGGGTTTACcctgtttttgtgatgtaataACCATGGACGGTTTAAATTCCACCAGGTGATCTCAGGCCAGTTCCTCACGGACAAAAAGGTGGGCGTGTACGTGGAAGTGGACATATTTGGACTTCCTGCTGACACAAAGAGGAAGTACAGAACCAAAACGTCCAATGGGAACTCGCTGGACCCCGTGTGGGATGATGAAATGTTTGTCTTCAATAAGGTAAatcgtgcacatacacacacgtgcatgtaCCATGTGTCAATGACCAAGCATTTGGTTTCAACGtttaccatctctctctctctctctctgcaggtggtCCTCCCTACGCTTGCCTCCCTGAGGATAGCAGTGTTGGAAGAAAATGGGAAGTTTATCGGTCACCGCATCCTCCCGGTGTCGGCCATTAGACCTggtcagtacacacacactttgagctTTTAGAGAAATTAGTCTGTACATACTGCCCTGCACCACCTTGCTGtagcatttatttattcctccctccctttcttgcTTCCTTCCAGGTTACCACTACATCAACCTGAAGACGGAGTTGAACCAGCCGCTCCTCCTGCCGTCCCTGCTGGTTTACACTGAGGCTCAGGACTACATCCCTAATGAGCACCAGGGTGAGAAGAGCAACACACTCACATCACACCAGTTCAACCACTGGACTGGACACAGACTCGACTTACTGACTTCTTTTAAAACCAGTGGAACCCAGGTTTCACtctatttcattcatttttatataaagtctaaCCTTGGGACTTAACACTGGTCAAAATTGAGTTATATATGAAAATTAACCCGATGATATGCGTGACATTAAGGTGctctcttgttttgtgtttatctcAGAGTACGCAGAGGCTCTGACCAACCCCATCAAGCACATCAGTCAGTTACACAGGAGGGAGACACAGCTGGCTGTTCTCATTGAGGACAACAGTGAGGTAAGACACACCTGTGTGTTGAATGAGAACCAATAAAATTACAGAAACTCTTGTTGAGATgtcagagggtgtgtgtgtgtgtctgtttgtgaggAGAACAAAACATCTCCCCACATCCCTCTAGTTGGTTCCTTTCAAATATCAGAACGTGGAATAAACACACTACATGTGTCCGTTGCTTTTGTCCCAGCTTGACCCCGACCAGCCCAAAGACGGAGAGAACAAGGAGTGTGAAGTCATTTCCTCCCCCTCCCACGACTCCGCCCCCAGCCAATGGGACGAAGCCCGCGACATCatcccatctcctccaccaggtACGATACACAGCCTCCACATACAATGAGGAAACCCTTCAGTCAATACCTGCACCTGCCATTGACCACTTGTTTTCCTAAATGTAATTAGAGACTTTCTTCTCACTAGTTTCATGTTTCCAGAGCTATTTCATCTTTACCATGAAAGGAAGCTGCACTAATCAAGTGTACATGTGTAATGGCGACGGTTGTAAAGTGGCCCATgctgaaaataacagaaacatttcagcatgtttagctttaaaaaaaagtattttgtcaATGTAATTTACTTTTTCCTGAAAAGATAATGCCAAAGTTATATCAAACCTAACTGTTACATGTTAAGCCTGGATTTTAAATCCAGATCCAATGTTAACATtttgaaattaatattaaatctaGGGTGGTGGGTTGCAGAGCAAGTTTAGTATGACAATGTTCAATCAGTCTGCCTATAcctattattatgttaatgtgtgtttaaaatgtaatatgCCTGTCTTTGATGCACAATTATTTGATACATTATATATTAaccattatttatttcatgcaACAATGTGTTTAAAAACATCCAGAAACAAAGGGCACAGTatgttttcactgtgttgtGAGTCATGTTCCTCCTCAAGTGTCCCACCCTCATGATTTAAAACTCAAAATCCATCGAGGATTTTAGTTTCTCATGACATTTTTCTTCCATCATCCATGTGTGTAGCACCGACTCAGAAGGAGGACCTCATAGCCACCGTTCTGACAGGTAAGGTCATCCCAGCACATCCATTCCACACACAAATGATTCAAAGCATTTGCGTGTCATGTTTTACATGTACATGTGGTGTAGATTGTTTCTTAGATCACTTTTCCACAGAGGGAAAGGTCAGAAAGTGGCTGTTTGAGCTGAAGATaactttcctgtgtgtgtgtctcagacgTCCAGGTTCACTCCATCGAGGAGCTGAGGCAGCAGAAGTCCTACATGAAGCTACTGAAGAAGCAGAGCAAGGAGCTCAAAGAGCTGCGGAAGAAACACCTCAAGAAGGTACGCACTcgggcagacacacaacacaacggatACACAGATTTCGGATTCAaaagatgtattttttattcGACGGTTAAGCAAACTTGGATACAGAAAAGTAACTTCCTTCTgtgctgtttgttgtgtgtgtgtctccaggtgtGGAATCTGAGTAAGGAGCAGAAGAATAAAGGTAGCAAGCTTCAGTCCGACACCCAGAGGAGACGCAGTCAGGTGGAGAATCGTCTCAAACGTAGCATTAAGAAAAAGTAAGCATGGGGGGGATATGTGGGGAGTTTAAGGCCCAACAGTTAAATCCAATCAAGATGCACCACTTttctaaatatgcctgatttgtgtcatcaaggtccatgaattatttcctgggaaattggtgacaGTCAAAGAATCACTCAATGTTAAAGGAAGTAATCGTTCTCGGCCCATGCTCCATCAAGTTTTGCAGAAATCATATAtaatagtttttgtgtaatcctgctgacaacaaCTGGAGAGGGGTGAAAGCATAACCTCCTCTCTCACCTTGATGGAGAGAACAATATCGAGTGAGATAGATACAGATGCTGTatgaagatagagagagaagggaaggaaAGAAAGGGAGAGTGAAGGGATGACGTAAAGGAGCCGGTGACTCGTGACACCTtccttcattgtgtgtgtctggtcaGTGAACCACATGAGCCGGTGCAGCGGGAGTTGACAGCGTTggaccaggagctggagaagcagaCGGTGCAGCTGAGGGAGTGGCAGTTGAAGGAGCTGCTGAAAGTACGACAAGAGCTTCACCTGCTGGAGAGGGAGAAGCAACAAGTACATCTGCAAGAGgtgacgtcacacacacacacacagacacacacacacacacacacacacacacacacacacacacacacacgtttatgaGACCCACATTTTGCACCCTCAGACATACTCATGGTGACATTTGAACAGCAGTGGCCTCCGTCCTGTGAATTCCTGAACTGACCTCTGAGAAACTGTGTGGCACTTCCGTACTCCtgcactgtgattggctgacaggTGGCCGTCTGCTGTGTTTTCAGACCTTCCAGAAGTTAAACGACACAGCCCGTGAATGCCAAGAAGTTCAGCTGAAGAAGCTCAGGGAGCTGTGTGAGAAGTAAGTGAGGACGTTCCAGAGTCATCATTTATAGTCATTTACTATGAGGTCATTTTATGAGGGTCATTATagaagaataaagttgtaatatcgTGATAGAATACTATAAGAAAAAGTTATGTTACGATAATGAAGTCGTAACAGGTTTAAGGTAAAAATATTACAATAATCAAGTTGATATATCacaataacaagaaaaaaacgtAACTTACAATAATAGTCATATCACAATAATAATGTCATAATCTATAACAAAGTCGTAATATTACGAGAAAAGTACTATGACtattatgaaaagaaaaatctttGAGTTACAATTTTAGTCTtagtttttaataaaagatGAAGAGTTGTAAAGCTGGTGTGTACCTTTTGTCTGCAGGGAGAAGAAAGAGCTCCAGAAGATCTTGGACAGGAAGCGACAGAACAGCATCTGTGAAGCCAAAACCCGCGACAAAGAGAAGGCTGAAACGTAAAACACTTTGCTGAGCTGAAGTGTAATGATTATTGGATATTTGGGCGTAAACCACTCACTTTGGTCTTCCTCTCGCTCTTTCTCCTCACGCTGCAGGGAACTGAGTGAGATCAACAAGAAACATATTCAAGACTCTGTCACCTTAATCCGCGGggcaagtacacacacacacacacacacaggaagtcgtTGAGAAGGTCTATTTATCTACTTTAAAGTACGTTATGGCTCTTGAGTAAAACttttcacctccctcctcttctctctttcctcaccCCTCAGCTGGAGCAGGCTCAGAtcaggagacaggagaaggtggagctgaGGCAGCTGGAGATTATGCAACACATAGTCGAGGAGCTCCCACTGGTGAGGCAGCACACACACGGACTCACTTTACAACGACCATTCATTTAACTCATTTAAGAGCAGAAGTAGTTCTGTTGAACAGAGTTTATGATGTAGAAAATTAGTTTTGTTTTGAATCTGCTAGTAGTTTAAATTGCACTCGATTTctttgaaaacaaaagaaaatattcattttGTAAATACGGATGCACAAAGAATGAGTTAACTGTTTAAATATGAAGCATACAAATCACTTAGCTCTTTGTAAGTCATGCTATATATAGATGATACttctgtttgaaatatctttaaGTAACTGCACAGCCATTCAAAAAGAAATCATTTCTAATGGGTTATTTCAGAGACTTCAGAACTCACTGATTCTTGCTTGATCAAATTTCACCTCAGGATAAAAAAtaacatggagacacactgccTGCGTCCTCAGGTGGTTGTGTAAAGTTTTGCTCTGAAAAATGTGATAAAAGAATCAAGCTCCCATACTAGGTTTTATCTGGCAAGAGAGCAAATAAGTGAATTTCCAGAAGTCTCTAACTGTTCCTCTGTGACACTTGTTTTCCTGATGTGCCGTATGCAGCTTAAGTCCCAGTTagagagggagctggaggaggagtacCAGCGCCTGCCGGAGGAGATCTGCCAGCACctgcagctggagctggagaacaAAGGTCTCCGCAAGGACGCCCTGTTCTCGCCCTTCTCCAACCACAGTGGCTCCGACTCCAACTGCTCCACGCCCTCCTACCCGTCCACGCCCAACCGGTGCACCTCTAATAGGTGCATGGACAGTAGCACCACCTCACTGGCCGACTCCAGCTCCTCGTCCACCACTCCCGGCCTGTCGGAGGTGGAGATGTCCTTTAGTTGAAGTGACTAAAACTATTACGTGTAAAAAGGAAGATACATTCAACTGGGGTCTATAATGATTAATATGTGGGATAGTAATGATATAGATTAACTAATTTTATTCCTTTTATTacagaatgttttatttgtgtctaCAGagctttaatatttttattttgcagtCAGACGACACATCGTGCCATTAGTTGGAAGATTTCATATGAATCATATCAAAACATCTGTTTTTACATTtcgttgtttttcattttaatcttttttaccTTATTCTTTGCATCCGTTCTATTTTTGTTCCGGTCATTAAGCTTTGCTACAGTTTTcccacaacagatttgtttTCACACTGTTTTCGGTGAAACTTGTTTGTGGTTTTAAccatttttatagaaaaggttTCAGAGGTTTATCTGTAATGTCAGTCGGTGACCAGTAGGTGGTGGTGCAACCTCCTGATGACTTCCAGCTGCACGttgacattttaaagtaaaaacataCTTTACACTAAacccctgtttgttttattctaaaTCACCATTCGAAGCAAACACATGAGGGTTTACGAATCATAGCGTTTACTCGATTTGAGAAATGATCATTGTCACATTTTCTCAGGGAGGGACCACTCTCCAAATTTGAAGCATTCCCTCTTCTTGCCGTCGTGGAGAACTGTAGTTCAGCTCCTGTTTCCAGAGTCGACATAGGAACAACTAATAGACACTTAACATCAGGGTATTTATTCAAGGTACTACATTCAAATTTAGcggtactttaaaaaaaatctgtggttTTACTTCCgttctcttttttaaatattgtaaatgaTTGTTGCTTTTCCATTCTTTTCCACTTTGAGGGGTAAAATGttggcactgtgtgtgtgtgtgtttggctgtaCGTGAATTTTACTACTGACCACAAGTGCTGCGGGGGGGGGAGGTTAAGGACGACCTGAGAGAGTCCCATCTTGTCCTCCCTCCCTTCGATGAGCACtgactgcctgtctgtctgatttccccccaccccccctcgtattcgcatgcacacataccCCCCTTGTAAACTATTATCTATTTAAATGGAatttaaacaacatttcttttctaTTGTGGTTATTTCAAGTTTTTTGCGGCTGGAAAAAGATTTAA is a window encoding:
- the plcb3 gene encoding 1-phosphatidylinositol 4,5-bisphosphate phosphodiesterase beta-3, coding for MAGAKPGVHALQLKPVCVHETLKKGGKFIKWDEEPNSGPPTLVTLKVDPDGFFLYWTGGSNLEVEILDISNIRDTRTGKYAKLPKDAKYREVLGFSRGPNVEGKMLTVVHSTDLVNISFLNFQAMQEDTAKIWTDELFALATNILSQNASRNTFLLKAHTKLKLQVNQDGKIPVKNILKMFSDKKKAETALEQCGLMNNKCEGIKPDDFTWEAFEKFLDSLCLRPEIQSIFEESGSKRKPFISLDQLMEFINRRQRDSRLNEVLYPPLKLEQVRQIMEKYETNSSQLERDQISLKAFSRYLGGEENGIVPSERLDVLDDMNQPLSHYFINSSHNTYLTVGQLTGLSSVEMYRQVLLTGCRCVELDCWKGRPQDEEPYITHGFTMTTEISFKEVIEAIAESAFKTSPYPLILSFENHVDSAKQQAKMAEYCRTIFGDALLIDPLEKYPLIPGQPLPSPQEMLGKILIKNKKKHHHHRPSSSIRRRELEEPSSPNNDCPLTDGEGSQLLSNGEEKLAERMVKDLEPRKSIGGEGESEEDEEDEAVTEPKKPNTDEGTASSEVNATEEMSTLVNYIEPVKFKSFEVATKRKKYFEMSSLVETKGMDTLKSSPFEFVEYNKNQLSRIYPKGTRVDSSNYMPQLFWNVGCQMVALNFQTLDLPMQLNMGVFEYNGNSGYLLKPEFMRRTDKHFDPFTEDIVDGIVANTVKIKVISGQFLTDKKVGVYVEVDIFGLPADTKRKYRTKTSNGNSLDPVWDDEMFVFNKVVLPTLASLRIAVLEENGKFIGHRILPVSAIRPGYHYINLKTELNQPLLLPSLLVYTEAQDYIPNEHQEYAEALTNPIKHISQLHRRETQLAVLIEDNSELDPDQPKDGENKECEVISSPSHDSAPSQWDEARDIIPSPPPAPTQKEDLIATVLTDVQVHSIEELRQQKSYMKLLKKQSKELKELRKKHLKKVWNLSKEQKNKGSKLQSDTQRRRSQVENRLKRSIKKNEPHEPVQRELTALDQELEKQTVQLREWQLKELLKVRQELHLLEREKQQVHLQETFQKLNDTARECQEVQLKKLRELCEKEKKELQKILDRKRQNSICEAKTRDKEKAETELSEINKKHIQDSVTLIRGLEQAQIRRQEKVELRQLEIMQHIVEELPLLKSQLERELEEEYQRLPEEICQHLQLELENKGLRKDALFSPFSNHSGSDSNCSTPSYPSTPNRCTSNRCMDSSTTSLADSSSSSTTPGLSEVEMSFS